The genomic segment AGATGGGCTCCTGGTTTCCCTGCGACATGACACCCCCATCTCCCTCCTTACCCCATCTCAGGGTGAGGGGCTCAGGCAGCCCCTCATGCTGCACAAGGCACGTGTATCTCTGCTCCTCTCCAGAAGGCACCACCACAGCCGCCCACTTCTGGAAGTTTCCATCCCCTGCGGGCCTGGTCTCCACAAGCTCCATGTCCTGGGTCTGGTCCTCCCCATCTCGATGCCAGGTCAGTGTGATCTCCGCAGGGTAgaagcccagggcccagcacctcaGGGTGGCCTCATGGTCAGAgatggggtggtggctcacgtgtgtCTTGGGGGGTTCTGAAGGGAAGAGTCAGAAAATTCAGACATCTTGCATCTCTCATGGGACACCGCTGCAGCTCCCATGTGACCATCCTGAGAATGGACAGGACacctggggtggggaagggagcgCAGAAcccagacaccagcctggacacagGCACCTGGGATAATGTCCTGTTCCTTGGAAAGTTCTAGTCTCTGAGTCGGGAATAGGGACTTCTGGCCCTGATCTGAGTGGAGGCCAAGGGACTCAGAGGAGCTGGAGTCAGACCCCTGTACACACTGAGTGTGAGGCAGTGGACAAGGCAGGAGAGGAAAAATCCTGGTGCCAACGCTGCTGTGGGGTCACAGGGAACCCCTGATCAGTTTTCCAGGGATTGACTTCTCCCCCCCCTTTCCTTCAGAGACTGCAACCCTTAATTGTATCAGAGAACAAGGCAGGCCCTCAGAGTCACTCTCTGCTACAGGATCTGGAAACCCAGGAGGATTCCTCTCCCTCAGGACCAGAGGGCGGGTGATATTCCAGTGTTGGTCCcatttcctcccctccttctgcaGGGCCAGCCTGGGAGGTCTACAGTCGATCAGGGAGTTTCCCCCTGGCCCCTGGTACCCGCGCGCTGCAGCGTCTCCTTCCCGTTCTCCAGGTATCTGCGGAGCCACTCCACGCACGTGCCCTCCAGGTAGGCTCTGTCTTGCTCTGCCGCATTGGCCGCCTCCCACTTGCGCTGGGTGATCTGAGCCGCCGTGTCCGCGGCCGTCCAGGAGCGCAGGTCCTCGTTCAGGGCGATGTAGTCCTTGCCGTCGTAGGCGTACTGGTTATACCCGCGGAGGAGGCGCCCGTCCGGCCCCAGGTCGCAGCCGTACATCCTCTGGTAGGTGTGAgaccctggccccgcccccgcgTCAGCCCCGCCCATTTTCATTTTAGGCAAAAGTCCCCGCACCGCCCCAGCAACCCGCGGGGATTTTGCCCAAACTGAAAATGAAACCGGGTAAAGGCGCCCGAGTTTCTCCCGGGTCGAGGGTCTGGGCGAGTCCCGCAGCCTCGGGGTGGATCTCGGACCCGGAGACTCGGGGCGACCCGGGCCGTCCGTGCGGGATGGGGAGGGGTCGTGACCTGCGCCCCGGGCCGGGGTCACTCACCGGCCTCGCTCTGGTTGTAGTAGCCGCGCAGGTTCCGCAGGCTCCTTCGGTCAGTCTGTGCGGTGTCCTTGTAGATCCGTGTGTTCTTCTCCGAGTACTCCGGCCCCTCCTGCTCCACCCACGCCGCCCGCGGCTCCTCTCTCGGAATCGCGGCGTCGCTGTCGAACCGCACGAACTGCGTGTCGTCCACGTAGCCCACGGAGATGAAGCGGGGCTCCCCGCGGCCGGGCCGGGACACGGAGGTGTAGAAATACCTCAGGGAGTGGGAGCCTGGGGGCGAGGAGGGGCTGAGACCCGCCGACCCTCCTCCCGGCGCGGCTCCCGGGGTTCTGCGCCCGGGCCCTCGCTCCTCCCCGCAGAGACCGTTTCCCTCCCGACCCCGCACTCACCCGCCCGGGTCTGggtcagggccagggccagggcccccgagagcagcaggaggagggttcGGGGCGCCATGACCCCATCCTCGGCGTCTGGGGAGACTCTGAGTCCTGGTGGGTGACTGGGGACTTTAGAACCGGGACCGCGGCGACGCTGATTGGCTTCTCTAGAAACCCGGCACCCAATGGGAGTGGGAACTGGTT from the Saimiri boliviensis isolate mSaiBol1 chromosome 4, mSaiBol1.pri, whole genome shotgun sequence genome contains:
- the LOC141584364 gene encoding HLA class I histocompatibility antigen, B alpha chain-like isoform X1, with translation MAPRTLLLLLSGALALALTQTRAGSHSLRYFYTSVSRPGRGEPRFISVGYVDDTQFVRFDSDAAIPREEPRAAWVEQEGPEYSEKNTRIYKDTAQTDRRSLRNLRGYYNQSEAGSHTYQRMYGCDLGPDGRLLRGYNQYAYDGKDYIALNEDLRSWTAADTAAQITQRKWEAANAAEQDRAYLEGTCVEWLRRYLENGKETLQRAEPPKTHVSHHPISDHEATLRCWALGFYPAEITLTWHRDGEDQTQDMELVETRPAGDGNFQKWAAVVVPSGEEQRYTCLVQHEGLPEPLTLRWEPSSQPTIPIVGIIAGLVVLGAVVTGAVIAAVMWRKKSSDKKGGSYSQTANSDSAQGSDVSLTACKGIM
- the LOC141584364 gene encoding HLA class I histocompatibility antigen, B alpha chain-like isoform X2; this translates as MAPRTLLLLLSGALALALTQTRAGSHSLRYFYTSVSRPGRGEPRFISVGYVDDTQFVRFDSDAAIPREEPRAAWVEQEGPEYSEKNTRIYKDTAQTDRRSLRNLRGYYNQSEAGSHTYQRMYGCDLGPDGRLLRGYNQYAYDGKDYIALNEDLRSWTAADTAAQITQRKWEAANAAEQDRAYLEGTCVEWLRRYLENGKETLQRAEPPKTHVSHHPISDHEATLRCWALGFYPAEITLTWHRDGEDQTQDMELVETRPAGDGNFQKWAAVVVPSGEEQRYTCLVQHEGLPEPLTLRWEPSSQPTIPIVGIIAGLVVLGAVVTGAVIAAVMWRKKSSDKKGGSYSQTANSDSAQGSDVSLTACKV